A genomic segment from Acidobacteriota bacterium encodes:
- a CDS encoding response regulator, which yields MSATKVVVIEDEPDILELIEYNLRREGFEVATATTGRTGLSVIGREKPDIVLLDLLLPGLDGLDVCRRLRAVESTRDLPVIMVTARGEEGDVVLGLGVGADDYIHKPFSPRELVARVRAVLRRGPMRGSDPDRRVVRGPLAIDPVKHRIKVDGRRLELTPTEFRLLHFLASHPGRVFTRGQLLDRAVGDRAVVIDRNIDVHVRAVRKKLGPHRGLIRTVRGIGYCFRDEEA from the coding sequence ATGAGCGCCACGAAGGTCGTCGTCATCGAAGACGAGCCGGACATCCTCGAGCTGATCGAGTACAACCTCCGGCGTGAGGGCTTCGAGGTCGCGACGGCGACCACCGGCCGGACCGGTCTTTCCGTGATCGGTCGCGAAAAGCCGGACATCGTGCTGCTCGACCTGTTGCTGCCCGGCCTGGACGGTTTGGATGTCTGCCGTCGCCTTCGCGCCGTGGAATCGACGCGCGACCTGCCCGTGATCATGGTCACGGCTCGCGGCGAGGAGGGCGATGTCGTCCTGGGGCTCGGCGTCGGTGCCGACGACTACATCCACAAGCCCTTCAGCCCGCGCGAACTGGTCGCCCGTGTCCGGGCGGTCCTCCGGCGGGGGCCGATGCGCGGCAGCGATCCGGATCGGAGAGTCGTTCGTGGGCCGCTAGCGATCGACCCGGTCAAGCACCGGATCAAGGTCGACGGCCGGCGTCTGGAGCTCACGCCCACCGAGTTCCGCCTGCTGCACTTCCTGGCCTCGCATCCAGGCCGCGTGTTCACCCGTGGCCAGCTCCTGGACCGGGCGGTCGGCGACCGGGCCGTGGTCATCGACCGGAACATCGACGTCCATGTCCGTGCGGTGCGCAAGAAGCTCGGACCGCACCGCGGCCTGATCCGGACCGTGCGCGGCATCGGCTACTGCTTCCGCGACGAAGAGGCCTAG